Genomic DNA from Porites lutea chromosome 4, jaPorLute2.1, whole genome shotgun sequence:
cagtcctttAAAGATTCATGCAGGAGTACACTAACATTGATGATCATATTTCACCTACTCACAGATCTTTGAGTTATCAGTAGATATGAAAATTATATGAtaactttgtaataaaaaaaggtGTTAAAGTTTGTGATGTGGTGAAATTGTTCTAAACAACTTTAATTTAAATCTCTCTCTGTAGTGAGCTTGAAGAACCTGTCATTAAAATTGGCCCTAATTCTTGTCACTGTAAGtagtttgttagtttgtttacTTGCATTTTATGTTAGTTTAGCAACAGTGTCTGACTAGTTAATCTAGTTATGGCTTTCTTGAAGGGAGAGCTGAAAGATCCATTCTCTTTGTACCTCCATATTGTTTTACAGTACTTTTTTGGTGGTAACAGTGTGTACTGGTATGTTGTAATTTTAGGCAACAGACAATGTCAGTCAAAATACAATTGTGGAGTACATTATGATAAACAGTATATTTGAAGCTGTTATTCAGGTAAGCTAAGAAGTTCAGTTGTTTCTAAAATCATGTCCATCACTCCATCTTTTCTCAATAAGATCACTTAAAGATGTAAAGGGTATAGAGATTTTTAAGGGCAGATTTTTATGAGGCAATGAAAGATTCAAGACTGACTCTTCAGAGGGTTAAtggttttaatgaaaaaaaaactaattctTAAGAGAACTGAGAAAGATTGCTTTACCAGAATTATGTATTAGTGTTGAGTTAGTATGGTAATATAGCTCAAACTGAGGAGAATTTTGGGTGAATATCCAGCCAGAATTGGATGGGCCACTACATGTATCTTCTTTTTAACTACTCAATAAGAGTATAGTAGAGTGAATATAATAGTATAAGTTggctatttttaaaataatttgagagaatttagctacgtgcaaaccTCTTTGATACAGACACCAAAGGAATGAAGCCAGGTGTTGGCATCATGGAGATGTCTACATTTTAGAGCTGTCTATATCACCGACATGTTTTTTATATAACAGAGGTGTGCGTACAGTACaacctcgataactcaaactcaGACAACTTGAATTCCACACTAActtgaactaaatttcctttcccttgatcaaaatttcactgaaatttaccccgataactcaaattccccgctaacttaaactgttttttgtttcccttcagagttcaagTTACAGGGGTCCTACTGTATTATGTTTCCCCCCACTCTTTTACTTCCTATTCTTTTAATTTGAGTGTTGAAGTAAATGTGGGAAATATGTTTTTAGGTCCTTGCTGATCCAGTAGCCAGACAGCAGCATGGTTATGAGGCAATGCTTCTTTTGACAATTCTTGTTAATTACAGAAAGTATGAGGTGAGGAATGTTATATattgtttctttcattttattgttttttatgtaCTGGCGAAGGCAGGGATCGCAAGCTTAAAGAAGGGTTACATGAAGATGTTTGtgtcaattttgtaaaaaagagtTAGTCCTGACAACCCAAGCTTCTGTTTAATTCAAAGCAGAATTCTTCACTCATCTTCAGCTTACTGTACATGTTCAAATTGATCATTTACCACCCTACCATCTAATACTGATTGTTTTGCTAATTTGTAACCATAAAATACGTGTATGCTACCAGTTAGTAATAATTATTGATGTAACTGACCTGTACCTACAATTGAGCTCTAAGCTCCAAAAAGTGTCAATAATCAAgtcatccatccattcattcatttttaattCATCTTTGTCACTGTCATCAACATTATCACAGTTTTTTTCATAGGTTGAGCCCAATATATGAACcaacaaaattaaaagattaaatatttaaatatgttttttctTGCATGTTTTTTAATCAGGCATCAAATCCGTACATTGTAAAGCTCTCGATCTTAGATGATGAGTTGGCCTTAAATGTAAGTTTAACGAATCTAATCCATGTATATCCTAAAACAGCCTTTGTATGTATCAGTTTGGAGCATGGGTTATTGTGAAGCTATTGTGAACTGTGCCATAACCAAATCCGTTCTTTTTTAGGGTTTTGGCTGTGTAATATCAGCTGCGCTCACTGACTACAACAGGTAAAGATCACTAACTTGTGCTTTTATGAAGAAAAGAGTGGTAATAAGTGCAAGGTTAAGAACagtttgtatttgtttgttCAGGAAACATGCAGCTATGCTAGAGCAGGCATCTGGAGGATTGATCAGTACCATAACAAGCTTTGTAAGTTGtgtattatttgttttgtattttattttactcaaATAGGTACACTGCTCCAGAATAATTGCCACTGTGATGTTAAACAGCCAAATCATTACTGGTACAACTATAACTGCACAAAGCGTGTTCAACGGTGAGCACTTCTTTCTTTTGCTTCCTACCGTTATCTTGAGACCCAAGACAGTTCTATAATCTTGTTGCTTGATATGAACCCTGTGGTATCCTCTATGAGCACTCATGAGACCCCACCATGTTACATAAACCCTCCACTTAACATTGGTTAAAAATAAGTCCTGTCCAGTCATCCTTGATGAACAGATTTTCCTTTTAAGCTACATTCATAAACAAAAGTCTTGGGATACAGTTTAATTTGTGGGTGTTTTTTTAAATCCCCACAATGCCTATGTAACTAAATTATAACAGGAATGCAACAGCCAAGGCCAAGCAAAATTTTAGCTCTGCTTATCTTTACGACAAGctacaatttaattttttcaagcACTGACTTTGCAGTTGGACCCATGACATTTTTCTAACCATCTATGACCACTGTCCCTTCTCTATTCAATCTGAAGCCAGAGATGTTTTAAAGTATCAGTAATAACAGGCCCGTAGGCTGGTTTTTGCCTGGGTGGGTTCTTTTTCGCTTAAAACGGACCTTTCAACTTTTTTGACAGAAATCTTTCTAACATTTGGCAGGAAGCCGCTGCccgttttctttctctttctttttgctTGGACGCCCCATAGTAACAAAGCAAATCAACGGCGATTTCCTAGGCCAATGCACTCGATGCTATGTAAGCACAACATGGCGACCACTCGTTTCAGGCAATTACTGTTCAAAGATGGACGTTGGGTTCCAGGCTCAGAAACAACCAAAAGCCAACGGTGTACTGAAATATTTCTTCACTAAACGGAGTGAATACTAAAGAAAACTAAAGCATCGAGATTTGGAAGCTGCCACAGATCCCAAAATGTGGAAAATTTAAGAATAACGAGCTAATTATATGgtttcagtaatttttttatacATGCGAGACATGTTTTAAGCCGGTCAAATTATTTGTGATTAGGCCACCGGGCGGACCTTTCCAGGCAGTGGGGGGTTCATCCGAACCCTCCGAACCCCCCCAGCCTACAAGCCTGAATAAGTGCCTTCTGTCAATAAGCATCGTATACCATTGAAATACAGTAATGTGACTCCTCTGAAAGAATGGTCGAAGAGACGTCACATAATTTCTTAATTTCTCCTGACACCTCCATTCTCTTGCTTCCTATTTAATCATGAGTGTACTATATCTCATAGGTTGGAAGCATGTTTGTCGCTGAGACAGAGAGTGCAGAGTGTTTTAGGTATGAATTTAGAGTTGTGATAGCTTAATCTCTgaactgcaaaaaaaatgtcactttccttctttcttgtctaacgaaatttgcatttttcacttGCACCTTCATTGCATTcagcattaattttttatcctgTGATTCATGTTGTTCTCACTCACTTTATTACTGCGTTATATTGTCAAACAGATATCAACAGTAATGGCCTCTTTTAATTTTATCTCTTTCTGTTTAGCACCAATGAAGCTGTACTTCTGGCATTATATGAAGCAGTGCATCTCAACAGAAACTTCTTTACTGTGCTTAGTCACGTTACGGTCAGTTTAGTGTAGGATCAAAAGAATTTGAtttcagaattatttttttgtggcTCTAAGTTGATACTGGGAGCAACCTCCAATCCTTGACAGCCTTAACAAATTTCAAACATAGTCTGAAAACCGGGTGAAATAGGGTTGATGAAACTGTTAAAATTCAGAACTGGCATTTCAGAATAGTCATTTCAAAAATGAAATAgcagtttttcttgaaattttcgCGTTTATCTCATTTGTCTTTAGACTGCACCAGGGTCCAGTCCTCCTCCATCACCTACAGCAGCACCGCCTGTTGTTGAAAGAACAGCAACTGGTAAGAAGAAAGCTTAACTATggaaaaaatgatcaattttttgGTAAAATCTTAAGAAATAATTAATGCTATGCCAAAGTTCTAcggaagaggtttcatttgaatggtaacatcacAGGATTtgattcacagactcaaaagttagaacttcATACTAAATTAattgtaccatgtgaaagtactgctgaagaggtttcatttgaatggtcacaccataggatttcattcacagactcaaaagttcgATTTTCATActaaacaaatagtaccatgtgaaagtactgctgaagaggtttcatttgaatagtaacaccataggattttatccacaaacTCAATTGTTAGAGTGCACAATAGCCTCATCATAACCCTGTTTAGGAGGAAAACGATTAAGCCAGTGTCTGCTGTTGCTACGTGTTTTGTAAAGTGTTTCTTTTGCCGTTTTCAATGTAGCTGCAGTAATTGAGGATGTTCCTGCAGATTTGAGTCAACCCACCAATCTACTGGTTACTTTACTGACATACTCCTCAATTGCCCTGCAGAATACCAAAGGTATGTAATAATTACCTATTACGTACAGCCTGCAGAATAGGCGCTATTTGTTCGCGTTTTTCGGGCGAGCGAAAGCACAAAGCGGGCATGGAGCGCCTTCCGTCGTCGCACGTGTCTCACGTCCTCGCTCGCTTTGCACTTGCCTTCCCtcgaaaaacgcgaaaaaataacACCTGTTTTGCAGGCTTTTGTTACTAAATGTGCAAATCAGTGATACAATAACTTTCTTAATAAGCCAAGAATTGAACTTAAGAACCACATTGAGCCTAAGTCCATAGAGGGTTACAAAGAACCTGTGAACACAGGTACGattttccctcctccttccTCCTGAGTGAAAAATTGTCacacaagttttttttcccacgGTACTTGCCGTTTGCGGTACTTCTTTACAAGCTTTAGCTGTTGTACTCCCTTCTTTTGAACTGATTTTACTTTTCTATGGTTATGTTTGACGAAAAATTCATCTCAACAAGAAGCGTTCGCAGAACTAGTTTTAGTTTTTGCGCGATGAAAAGCTGGAAAAACTGTAAGTGCAATCGCAACTGTTGTATTCATCGTAATAACGTTTAAAAAATTGTTGCTGTTGCAGATGACAAAGGAATAAGCAATGCCAAACTCTGCCAGGTTATTTTAACGTGTATTGTTGAGGTGAGGGAAGTGATCAGAAAGATGATACTGTAATTGCTCTTTCTACCTAAAAATACTCCGCGTGGGTTAGTCTGCTGATTAACGTGCTTCTGCTCTTAGTCCAAATTTAAGAACGTGTCAGCTAGCGTCATTATAGTTATGGCTTTAGTTAACCATCTCCCGTAGTTTACGAACTGATTTGTATGGTTTATTCATTTCTATAGGATCAATATGCCAATGCTTTTCTCCACGATCCAAACATGACCTTTTCTGTGCCTCTTCACAGGGCGGTaagtgaaagaaaaacacaGTTTTGACTTTATACTTTTGATTAAAATATGCTACCACTAGATGCCAAGATCTTTGatcttttgaaacttttttcgAGAGACGTCATCGCAAGCATAATTAAACCAATAGTTGCTAGCCTGcgtggggcgggggggggggggggtttcgCTCGTTATTAGGGTCCTCTCATATCCGTCCCTGcggtaggagaggaccctgggaacgaggctgggaGAAGGGACAATTCGGCGCGCGAGGAGTGGAGGAAAGGGAACGACTGCAACGACGCTATTGTTTACACCAAACCGACCAAACCCCTCTttccctagcctgcgtagctggcggtttttttattccttttctttAGTGGTTGGTAAAGTAGGAGAAACAGTGGCGCGAAAGCCGAAAACGAGGTCGAACCAGAAAACAGTGGAAGAGGGGTCGTGGGGGAAGGCAGTGAAATTTTTTAAGGTGTTTCTCTCTCTCCTCCTCGCCTCCTCTCCCATCGTTTTCTCGTTAGACCTCGCGCGGCCGTGTAAATACGAACCAGAAAAGCAAATCACACCAGAAATTCCGCCAGCTACGCCGGctacctttttctttcttcgcTCGCGTCCGAATTCTCCCTACCCCTAAATAGCTCCCATTTGGTTATTTTCAGCAACTGTATCACAGAGGAGCTGTTATTGAGAAGAATGCGCCATCAAGACCACTGGCCTGTGCACTGCTAGGTATGTCCAAACAAAATAACGGATTTAAACACCCTGCTAGTTGAgcctttctttcgcttgcttattttctcttttttgaaggagaagacaaaaggaggctctTCTGGCAGGGTTGTTTTATAACAAGTATCGATGTAATACTGTTCCTCTTATTGCAGTACTCTCTTCGAGATGATAAAGATGAAAGGCGGGATAGCGGAATGTACACCACGACTTTACTGGAGAACAAAACATTATACTATATTTGTAAAAAATAGACCCGTAACCAGGTTGATTCATGCAAGTAAACAAGAAAAACGACAACGCGTTAATCCACTTAGATAACCAGAGTAACGTCTGGTTtgttattaacattttttaagAGTTTGAGTGAGACCAGAAAATGTAAGGCGCTCATTTTTTCACCCCTGTTACTGTAGAAACTGAGATTCTCATGTGAcgtttttaattctttttagaTCTTATGGTTGAGTTTATCGTAACACACATGATGAGAACATTGCCAACTGACTTGTACGGGTATGTGATTGATACAGTATTCATGTTCTAATTTTTGCCGTAAGAAATTCGTAGCCCCATGTGAACTTAAAAAAGCCAGCAAGGTTGTGTTTTTGCATATGAAGTGGACTTAAATATCAGTCCCTTTTCACCGGGCGAGAGGACACGTTTTCACGGCGTATTGTAGGAATCAAGTAAACAGCCTGCACCCACCCTGAAGAGGTGGTCGAACCGATGGGGTGgaagaaaattttaacgcaCTACAATTTGCACAAATTGTATTGGGCTGGTCTCCCTCCCAAACCATCTCCTTTCGCCTTACATCCGCCTAATTGCCTGTAATGTATGCATGTTGGCAAAACAGTCCTGacaattttccttttattttgtaaatattcaattttaaaattcttgtaaaataattcaCTGTCGACTTAAAATGGCTTTAAGCcactaaaataaaatgtaactGAATGTCTCTTTCCCTTTTGCAGGAAAACGTTTGGAATCCTTCATCGCATGTTGTGTTATCAAAAGCGATGTCGTGTTAGGCTAGCTTACTCATGGAAGAGCTTCTGGACTGCTCTCATGAATTTCCTCAAGTTCCTTCTTTCCAATGAATCTGTGCTCACAAAGACCTGCAATATCTTTTCCCTGGCCTCACAGGTTTGTCCGGCGACTACACGATTTTTTTGTGGcgtgaaaaagataaaaaatttcaaaatttgtagaCACAGTCGAATAGCTCTTTTCTCACACAAGAGGTCTATACAACTGAAATATGATAACAGAGAGTAAAACGGCCAGTTTCATATCAATTTCACTTTTCAGTCAGTAGGTAGGAGCTATAAAAGATTTAACTGGTCCAATGCCACCGAGGCATTGCATGTTGTTAACATGCGATAGTTTTACGAACGCCAATCCTGTCCTCTTAGGCGACGTTCTCTCATCCTAGGCCAAATTTTGCCTTTCATAACTTTACACGACTTGGGCACTGAGTGGTTGTTGCGACAGAGATAATGTTACTATTCGCATAGACGAGTGTGGGACTTGACTTACTCGTTAATTCTTTAATGCGTCCATTTGTTTACTTTCTTGTCGTAGGTTGTTAACATTTTCAACCTTTTTATCACCTATGGAGACACATTTCTCCCTTCTCCAACATCCTATGATGAACTGTATTATGAAATCATCCGAGTTCATCAGATCTTTGATAACCTCTACTCAATGGGTAAGTCAGTGATTTAAGGCATTGACGCCTCTTTTGGTCAATTTTAGTCCTGCATTTTCTTCACTATAACAGCTCATACGTAGCGAATCCCTCGCGTAATGTGAAATTCTAACGGATAGATATTGTTCGGGTAGCCCCCAAATCTCCCCGTTCAAGTATTTGTTGCTACATCCGCTCTACACCTACAGTTAGCTTCAAGAGGAGCTTAAGAAACCACGGCGACGACGGCAGTAAAAACGTCTCTGAAAAATGAATTTACGTTTTTTCATACTCTGGCATCACTTTTGTATTGCCTTGCCGGAGTTATCGTTTTGTcccgttttcgttgccgtcgtcgtacTGGACCTTTGCTCAAGCTTCCTACAGTCTCGTGTATTTTCCCGCGGTTTGCAGCAGCCGCCATATAtttgcaatctgattggttcatcGCACTTACTACGTCTCATCCGATTGGGCAAAAACTAAGAGGCCTTTAACAATAGTTGATCACGTGGTGGTAGGATGTTCCTCCCTCCATGTTAACATCCCCTTGGTGGAAAACCCTCACAACTTTTCTTAGTGCCACTGTTAATCAGGTTGTTTGGAAATCCACAGCATTAAGACATTCAACAAACGGTGGCGACTGGAAAGACGCAGCAGCCCGTCTCGCCAGCTCCTTAGTAAATGTCAGGTGAGATGAGATGAGAACTatattttttggactttttagtAATTTTAATTCTCCATTCGCTTATTGTCGTAAGTCAACAACTGTTGTGAAAAATTAACCTTGTTTGTGCACAATTGAACTTTAGAGCAATCATTAACCATTTCACACCAAAGATTGATTCATGGGcagctgtcaatcatcttacgTCACTATCTTCTGAGCAGGTACGATTTTTTGGGGGACGGACCTTACCGGTgcgaagaacaaaaaaatattcgtgcaagggaaaattaaatgaaaacaaattcatgcACGTCGATTATCcctaaaaaaatgtttcttcgCTGGGATTTGTCCCTTATGTTTCATTTTGTATCTCTGCTAGTGTAAGTAGCTTCCTTGGGGAATTTTAACCTTTGAAAAGCAATCCATAATTAAGGTTAGTTGAAATATATCTCTTGAATACACGTTAAAAGAGACTAAAAATATTATCTTCTTTCACTCTcaatttatgttttcttttcgtTATTAAAGAGCCCTACTTGGGTCTTACTGCCCTTTAAGgataaaaaacgacaacaacagaAAGACTATTCCACGAGCGAAGCAAAATGTCGGAATTGTAATGGAAATGTCCAGTTGATTATTCTATTACTCATTGTGTCACTGCGGATATCTTTCCAGGTTTTGAGCGTTATTCGTAGTAACTATGACACGCTAACCTTAAAACTTCAAGAGAATTTGGATCATTATGAAAAGTACTCCGAGAAACCGAAAGAGGCGGCCTTCTTTACCCAGCTGGTAAGTTCATGGATGAAGGTGCGGACGTACAAGAGCCTCACAGAGTGAGCTCTTGGTAGGAGATGTTATTGCCGGTCGTAATCTTGCATGTACATTTAAATCTGGTCATTTTGATTTCCGAGGGTATAAAAAGCTATGAAAATCTTTTCCGGCTCTTGAGACATAACTATAAAGAAAATTATCGTACTCACAGCAAACACAGTTTAATTAGGGGCCTAGCCTACCATCTATGTATCTCGTGGTTTACTGACGATTATTGTTTCTGCGATAGTTGAATCCAACAGAAGTTGGGATGACGCCGTAATTCAGTTAAAACTGTCTTTACTGCGAGTAAGAAAATTTTCTGTATAGTATGAAAATGGCCTACGAGTTTTTAAGAAACAGATCCCAACCAGTGACTTTTGAGTACCTTTGCTACGAGAAAGGTGTAAATATTCGCGTGGGAGTCCTTTG
This window encodes:
- the LOC140933765 gene encoding armadillo-like helical domain-containing protein 3 isoform X2 — protein: MVYAMADTKSGPISPKTPVKEKIVGIYDDFFKGDDPTRGSPNFWHEFFLMRVNAIYLEKCIDKLSEEELMDVKENINILFAQCCIALRGDHQIKLVNALQTLCAVVRAVYRKRLGDHGFDVINILIGFDAAEAQMQGLLESLHTFLVGDYPVSLKNLSLKLALILVTATDNVSQNTIVEYIMINSIFEAVIQVLADPVARQQHGYEAMLLLTILVNYRKYEASNPYIVKLSILDDELALNGFGCVISAALTDYNRKHAAMLEQASGGLISTITSFVGSMFVAETESAECFSTNEAVLLALYEAVHLNRNFFTVLSHVTTAPGSSPPPSPTAAPPVVERTATAAVIEDVPADLSQPTNLLVTLLTYSSIALQNTKDDKGISNAKLCQVILTCIVEDQYANAFLHDPNMTFSVPLHRAQLYHRGAVIEKNAPSRPLACALLDLMVEFIVTHMMRTLPTDLYGKTFGILHRMLCYQKRCRVRLAYSWKSFWTALMNFLKFLLSNESVLTKTCNIFSLASQVVNIFNLFITYGDTFLPSPTSYDELYYEIIRVHQIFDNLYSMALRHSTNGGDWKDAAARLASSLVNVRAIINHFTPKIDSWAAVNHLTSLSSEQVRSIVIDVRRTIHVNNLEQFSLLQEFASIH
- the LOC140933765 gene encoding armadillo-like helical domain-containing protein 3 isoform X1, with product MVYAMADTKSGPISPKTPVKEKIVGIYDDFFKGDDPTRGSPNFWHEFFLMRVNAIYLEKCIDKLSEEELMDVKENINILFAQCCIALRGDHQIKLVNALQTLCAVVRAVYRKRLGDHGFDVINILIGFDAAEAQMQGLLESLHTFLVGDYPVSLKNLSLKLALILVTATDNVSQNTIVEYIMINSIFEAVIQVLADPVARQQHGYEAMLLLTILVNYRKYEASNPYIVKLSILDDELALNGFGCVISAALTDYNRKHAAMLEQASGGLISTITSFVGSMFVAETESAECFSTNEAVLLALYEAVHLNRNFFTVLSHVTTAPGSSPPPSPTAAPPVVERTATAAVIEDVPADLSQPTNLLVTLLTYSSIALQNTKDDKGISNAKLCQVILTCIVEDQYANAFLHDPNMTFSVPLHRAQLYHRGAVIEKNAPSRPLACALLDLMVEFIVTHMMRTLPTDLYGKTFGILHRMLCYQKRCRVRLAYSWKSFWTALMNFLKFLLSNESVLTKTCNIFSLASQVVNIFNLFITYGDTFLPSPTSYDELYYEIIRVHQIFDNLYSMALRHSTNGGDWKDAAARLASSLVNVRAIINHFTPKIDSWAAVNHLTSLSSEQVLSVIRSNYDTLTLKLQENLDHYEKYSEKPKEAAFFTQLVRSIVIDVRRTIHVNNLEQFSLLQEFASIH